One region of Girardinichthys multiradiatus isolate DD_20200921_A chromosome 1, DD_fGirMul_XY1, whole genome shotgun sequence genomic DNA includes:
- the LOC124871337 gene encoding transcription factor HES-5-like: MEIGVYKYRTAAVETSAQTPLALQTELKRSYSATMAPTAYGQASKDHLTPAHKLRKPMVEKLRRDRINTSIEQLKSLLGPEFLRQHPDSKQEKADILEMAVSYLRSWQQQKLQQQQQSLLTSGPITAWDGYSRCVQEVVSFLSRCEVQSQAHRLLLSHFQGLQASSRNSPSPCGPSPPSSPLHQVSSSKGMSPASSALWRPW, from the exons atggAGATTGGGGTGTATAAATACAGGACTGCAGCAGTGGAGACATCAGCACAGACTCCACTGGCTCTTCAGACTGAGCTGAAACGCTCTTATTCTGCAACGATGGCACCTACTGCTTATGGACAAGCAAGCAAGGACCACCTGACTCCTGCTCACAAG CTGAGAAAGCCGATGGTGGAGAAATTACGCAGGGATCGCATCAACACGAGCATCGAGCAGCTGAAATCCCTCCTGGGTCCTGAGTTTCTCAGACAGCACCCGGACTCAAAGCAGGAGAAGGCCGACATCTTGGAGATGGCCGTGTCGTATCTGAGAAGCTGGCAGCAGCAgaaactgcagcagcagcagcagagcctCCTGACCTCTGGGCCCATAACAGCCTGGGATGGCTACTCCCGCTGTGTTCAGGAGGTCGTCAGCTTCTTGTCCCGCTGTGAGGTCCAGAGTCAGGCCCATAGACTGCTCCTCAGCCATTTCCAAGGCCTGCAGGCATCCAGCAGGAACAGTCCTAGCCCTTGCGGCCCCTCTCCTCCCAGCTCTCCCCTCCATCAGGTCAGCTCCAGTAAGGGCATGAGCCCAGCCAGTAGCGCTCTGTGGAGACCCTGGTGA